The following are from one region of the Stanieria sp. NIES-3757 genome:
- a CDS encoding peptide deformylase: MTQSEIAQLGNPILRQKARLVEDFNDLTLSALIDSLLETVALANGVGIAAPQVSQSYRLFVVASRPSIRYPYAPTMQPTVMINPQIIAHSEEQIKDWEGCLSIPGLRGLVPRYQTIEVEYYDRKGQRQRQILTEFVARIFQHELDHLDGLVFLDRLITNQDLYTEQEYQKIVF, from the coding sequence ATGACTCAATCAGAAATTGCTCAACTTGGTAATCCAATTCTTAGACAAAAAGCACGTCTGGTGGAAGATTTTAACGATCTAACTCTCTCTGCCTTAATTGACTCTTTGCTCGAAACTGTTGCTTTAGCTAATGGGGTGGGGATTGCTGCACCTCAAGTATCTCAATCTTATCGTTTATTTGTGGTCGCTTCTCGCCCAAGTATTCGCTATCCTTATGCACCGACAATGCAACCAACTGTAATGATCAATCCTCAAATTATTGCTCATAGTGAGGAACAAATTAAAGATTGGGAAGGATGTCTTAGTATCCCAGGTTTGAGGGGATTAGTGCCTCGCTATCAAACAATTGAAGTAGAGTACTATGACAGAAAAGGTCAAAGACAACGCCAAATATTGACTGAGTTTGTCGCTCGTATTTTTCAGCATGAATTAGATCATCTTGATGGGTTAGTATTTTTAGACCGTCTAATTACTAATCAAGATTTGTATACCGAACAAGAATATCAAAAAATCGTTTTTTAA
- a CDS encoding ROK family protein, giving the protein MSDLSVIGIDLGGTAIKLGCFLQDGTCIESISIATPQPSTPTAVIDAIANEVIKLDLANHCQAIGLGTPGPTDATGRIAQVAINLAGWQDVPVAEWLESKTGLPTILANDANCAGLGEAWLGAGKRFKNLILLTLGTGVGGAIILDGKLFTGHLGAAGELGLITLYPEGYPCNSGNQGSLEQHTSIGAIRRATGKEPVELGKLAQTGDREALEFWKNYGKLLGIGLTSLIYVLTPEAIIIGGGISASAEFFLSATLAEIEKRVLPSSRVDLALLVAQLGNNAGMVGAAKLAWQMLESKSK; this is encoded by the coding sequence ATGAGTGATTTGTCAGTAATTGGCATTGATTTGGGAGGAACAGCAATTAAATTAGGATGTTTCCTCCAAGATGGCACTTGTATAGAATCTATCTCCATCGCTACCCCTCAACCCTCAACACCAACCGCAGTAATAGATGCGATCGCAAATGAGGTGATTAAGTTAGATCTAGCAAATCATTGCCAAGCAATTGGTTTAGGTACACCAGGTCCTACAGATGCTACTGGTAGAATCGCTCAAGTAGCAATTAATCTAGCTGGATGGCAAGATGTTCCTGTAGCAGAGTGGTTAGAAAGCAAAACAGGACTACCGACAATCTTAGCTAACGATGCTAATTGTGCTGGTTTAGGGGAAGCTTGGTTAGGCGCAGGAAAAAGATTTAAAAATCTAATTTTATTAACTTTAGGTACAGGAGTAGGTGGCGCAATTATCCTCGACGGTAAACTATTTACTGGGCATCTTGGTGCTGCTGGAGAATTAGGTTTAATTACTCTTTACCCTGAGGGATATCCTTGTAATAGTGGTAATCAAGGCTCTCTAGAACAACATACTTCAATTGGAGCAATTCGCCGTGCGACAGGAAAAGAACCAGTAGAATTAGGTAAATTAGCCCAAACAGGCGATCGCGAAGCGTTAGAGTTTTGGAAAAATTATGGCAAGTTGTTGGGTATAGGATTAACTAGTTTAATTTATGTACTAACTCCCGAAGCAATTATTATTGGTGGTGGTATAAGTGCTAGTGCTGAGTTTTTCTTGTCTGCGACTTTAGCTGAAATTGAAAAGCGAGTTTTACCTAGTTCCCGTGTTGACTTGGCATTGTTAGTTGCTCAATTAGGTAATAACGCAGGAATGGTAGGTGCAGCAAAGTTAGCCTGGCAAATGCTGGAATCTAAATCAAAATAA
- a CDS encoding SEC-C motif domain protein, translating to MNKEICPCGSKKKYQYCCSQYLSGKATAETAEKLMRSRYTAFCRGNIDYLIATLHPERRTETDRAELTKTINNTQWLSLTIINTNKGKKNDAIGYVEFEAIYQVNEPGQLHERSKFIKKDNQWFYVEGDILPGTTPKRNDPCWCGSGKKFKQCHSD from the coding sequence ATGAATAAAGAAATTTGTCCTTGTGGAAGTAAAAAAAAATATCAATATTGTTGTAGTCAATATTTATCAGGAAAAGCTACAGCAGAAACAGCAGAAAAATTAATGCGATCACGTTACACTGCTTTTTGTCGGGGTAATATTGATTATCTAATTGCTACTCTTCATCCTGAGCGAAGAACAGAAACAGACCGCGCTGAATTAACTAAAACTATTAACAATACCCAGTGGTTAAGTTTAACTATTATTAATACCAATAAAGGCAAAAAAAACGACGCGATCGGTTATGTTGAATTTGAAGCTATTTATCAAGTAAATGAACCAGGACAATTACACGAACGTTCCAAGTTTATTAAAAAAGATAATCAATGGTTTTATGTAGAAGGTGATATTTTACCTGGAACAACCCCTAAACGTAACGATCCTTGTTGGTGTGGGAGCGGTAAAAAATTCAAACAATGTCATAGTGACTAA
- a CDS encoding putative CheW protein translates to MLNLFSPRQRLFNKTDSAQASLRAIIFSIRDYWFALPIEAVIKILPCPPINSPSKEGISIVDLEDRTITVVDLLYKLGHLEEESQIEKTCVLQRFLILTMTQTEEIFGLLVEHSPTLIDIPLNTIRTVPLSYRQVIELNFVKQMAILTDTQEQQPLKVFLLGTV, encoded by the coding sequence ATGCTCAATCTGTTTTCTCCTCGCCAGAGGTTGTTTAACAAAACCGATTCTGCTCAAGCTAGCTTACGGGCAATTATTTTTTCAATTAGAGACTATTGGTTTGCTCTTCCAATTGAGGCTGTGATTAAAATTCTTCCCTGTCCCCCGATTAACAGTCCCAGTAAAGAGGGTATTAGCATTGTCGATTTAGAAGATCGAACGATCACAGTTGTAGATTTACTTTACAAGTTAGGTCATCTCGAAGAAGAAAGTCAAATAGAAAAAACTTGTGTTCTACAACGCTTTTTAATTTTAACCATGACGCAAACAGAAGAAATATTCGGTCTTTTAGTTGAGCATTCTCCTACGTTGATTGATATTCCCTTGAATACAATTCGTACTGTACCATTATCTTACCGTCAGGTTATTGAACTTAATTTTGTCAAACAAATGGCAATTTTAACTGATACACAAGAACAGCAACCGCTTAAAGTGTTTCTTCTTGGAACAGTCTAA
- a CDS encoding CheA signal transduction histidine kinase, whose amino-acid sequence MTIDSDDREKLYQYFLAEVPDLLKTIEETLISLLEEKTVDKVHTLMRSAHTLKGSAASIELETIQAIAHQLEDVFEALYSPELEIDPELGSLLLEGYECLRTPLSATLADFAFDEVAALEQTTTVFEQLRTKLGDFLEREAPIFSSEELGFDVVGSIFTETIPQELEQLAAVIATNEPQQIEELLRSQAEFLIDLGASYSLPGLQEIAQTVLQALAQHPDQVIPIAQAALENFTQAKTLIVAGERDRGGEVKSELRQWTESLTPSFNLNVEAIVPYLDPIVEVENAELVMVDTTNNLESDFTLLEQSIESEAETVIENSILSAAELGETSAKYSALDQILQSIWTGKTESSVFSAETIDNAEATSVNPSPQIVKTLPSIRVAIEQLDRLNHTIGELFIKENQQNLQSERLQRFTVSALEQFRLCQQQLSRIQDWSDKYLLHSHSLQKKQALGVFLPSSSLSSPQQKVSQFDVLEMDVYSELHLLLQTLAESIMQLGQRIETIEKVSQQSHLQISKRKQLLNQAQEELFQARMVSLSTVFNRFPRLLQQLVATHGKPAVLKLRGTEVMVDKAIAEKLYDPLLHLIRNAYAHGLESTSIRLQQGKSETGQISIRAYHQGNLTTIEVQDDGGGLNWESIRTKAIASQIMTPLEAANASEAQLIEVLFKPGFSTALTLTDLSGRGVGLDVVWNQVKTLQGSISVRSGLGQGTTFVLQLPLSLTTARLLLCQNQNIIYALLSTEIAQIILPLPQQIHTQTTLSGQKQTFLRWGNESNPELIPICAFADLLQYEYPLVSEKDSSVLSFFPLKQQNQFQPLLMLQIHNQKLCLQVEQILTEQELVIKTLGNIVALPNYIQGYSVLGDSSLALVINPVELVAYAQRKNVISSSAVKVNTSLKSVFASQPNLLMLTEAIRESNQTTINSNAAEVPKILVIEDSVVQRQSLKLTLEKGGYQVIQAGNGQEAIAYLKESPEITLVICDVEMPVMNGFEFLDYCRNDSSLSQIPVIMLTSRSSPKHRQTALSLGAKFYLTKPYSNQELLETLAQLINFSQI is encoded by the coding sequence ATGACTATCGATTCAGATGACAGAGAAAAACTTTACCAATACTTTCTGGCTGAAGTTCCAGACTTACTAAAAACAATTGAAGAGACTTTAATTAGTTTGTTAGAGGAAAAAACGGTTGATAAAGTTCATACTCTGATGCGTAGCGCTCATACTCTTAAAGGAAGTGCTGCTAGTATTGAGCTAGAAACTATTCAGGCTATTGCTCACCAATTGGAGGATGTTTTTGAAGCTTTATATTCTCCTGAACTAGAAATTGACCCTGAATTAGGTTCGCTGTTGTTAGAAGGTTATGAATGTTTGCGTACTCCTTTATCTGCTACTTTAGCTGATTTTGCTTTTGATGAAGTTGCAGCCTTAGAACAAACCACAACAGTTTTTGAGCAATTAAGGACTAAACTAGGAGATTTTTTAGAGCGAGAAGCACCCATTTTTTCTTCAGAAGAACTTGGCTTTGATGTAGTTGGCTCAATTTTTACCGAAACTATTCCTCAAGAGCTAGAACAACTAGCAGCAGTTATTGCTACTAATGAACCCCAGCAGATCGAAGAATTGCTTCGCTCTCAAGCAGAGTTTTTGATCGATTTGGGAGCTTCCTATAGTTTGCCAGGATTACAGGAAATTGCTCAAACCGTTCTTCAGGCATTAGCACAACACCCTGATCAAGTTATTCCAATTGCTCAGGCAGCATTAGAAAATTTTACCCAAGCTAAAACCTTGATTGTAGCAGGAGAGCGCGATCGCGGTGGTGAAGTCAAGAGCGAACTACGTCAATGGACAGAATCTCTAACACCTTCTTTTAATTTAAATGTTGAGGCAATTGTTCCTTATCTCGACCCCATTGTAGAAGTAGAAAATGCTGAACTAGTCATGGTAGATACTACTAACAATTTGGAGTCAGATTTTACTCTGCTAGAACAATCAATAGAATCAGAAGCTGAGACGGTTATTGAAAACAGTATTTTGTCAGCAGCAGAATTAGGAGAAACTAGTGCTAAGTATTCTGCGCTCGATCAAATTTTACAGTCAATTTGGACAGGTAAAACAGAATCCTCCGTTTTTTCTGCTGAAACTATTGATAATGCTGAAGCAACTTCTGTAAATCCTTCTCCCCAGATAGTAAAAACACTTCCCAGTATACGTGTGGCAATTGAGCAACTTGATCGGCTCAATCATACGATAGGGGAACTTTTTATTAAAGAAAATCAACAAAATTTACAATCTGAGCGATTACAACGTTTTACTGTATCAGCCTTGGAGCAATTTCGTCTTTGTCAACAACAGCTTTCTCGCATACAGGATTGGTCTGACAAATATTTACTTCATTCTCATTCTCTACAAAAAAAACAAGCTTTGGGAGTATTTTTGCCATCTTCGTCTTTATCTTCTCCTCAGCAGAAGGTATCTCAATTTGATGTTTTAGAGATGGATGTTTACAGCGAGCTACATCTGTTACTCCAAACCTTAGCAGAAAGCATCATGCAACTGGGTCAGCGGATCGAAACAATCGAAAAAGTGTCTCAGCAAAGTCATCTTCAGATTAGTAAACGCAAACAACTCCTCAATCAAGCTCAGGAAGAACTATTTCAAGCAAGAATGGTTTCTTTGAGTACGGTATTCAATCGGTTTCCGCGCCTTTTACAACAACTTGTTGCCACGCATGGTAAACCTGCCGTTCTCAAGTTGAGAGGTACAGAAGTAATGGTAGATAAAGCGATCGCGGAAAAACTTTATGACCCTCTACTTCATCTAATTCGGAATGCCTATGCTCACGGATTAGAATCTACTTCGATTCGTCTTCAACAAGGAAAATCAGAAACTGGACAAATTAGTATTCGCGCCTATCACCAAGGCAATTTGACTACGATTGAAGTTCAAGATGACGGAGGCGGGTTAAACTGGGAAAGCATTCGTACTAAAGCGATCGCGAGCCAAATCATGACTCCTTTAGAAGCTGCTAATGCTTCAGAAGCTCAACTAATCGAAGTTTTATTTAAACCAGGATTTTCGACAGCTTTAACCCTGACTGATTTATCTGGTCGCGGTGTTGGTTTAGATGTAGTGTGGAATCAGGTGAAAACTCTTCAAGGCTCTATTTCTGTACGTTCTGGATTGGGTCAAGGAACAACTTTTGTTTTACAATTGCCTCTTTCTTTAACTACTGCCCGTTTATTGCTTTGCCAAAATCAAAATATCATTTACGCTCTTCTATCTACAGAAATTGCTCAGATTATTTTACCTTTACCACAACAAATCCACACTCAAACTACTTTAAGCGGACAAAAACAAACATTTTTGCGTTGGGGAAATGAGAGTAATCCAGAACTTATTCCTATTTGTGCTTTTGCTGATTTACTTCAGTATGAGTATCCTCTTGTTTCGGAAAAAGATAGTTCTGTGCTTAGTTTCTTTCCTCTTAAGCAACAAAATCAGTTTCAGCCTTTGTTGATGTTACAGATTCACAACCAAAAACTATGTTTACAAGTAGAACAGATTTTAACTGAGCAAGAATTGGTTATTAAAACTCTTGGTAATATAGTTGCTTTACCTAATTACATCCAAGGTTATAGCGTTTTAGGGGATAGTAGTCTTGCTTTAGTAATTAATCCTGTTGAATTAGTTGCTTACGCTCAAAGAAAAAATGTAATTTCTAGTTCAGCGGTCAAAGTAAACACTAGTCTAAAATCTGTTTTTGCTTCTCAACCAAATTTATTAATGCTAACAGAAGCAATTAGAGAATCCAACCAGACAACTATAAATTCAAATGCTGCTGAAGTTCCTAAAATCTTGGTCATAGAAGATTCAGTAGTTCAACGACAAAGTTTAAAACTTACCCTAGAAAAAGGTGGTTATCAAGTCATCCAAGCAGGAAACGGTCAAGAAGCGATCGCTTACTTAAAAGAAAGTCCCGAAATCACTTTGGTAATCTGTGATGTCGAAATGCCAGTCATGAACGGTTTTGAGTTTCTTGATTATTGCCGTAACGACAGTAGCTTATCTCAAATTCCCGTAATTATGCTTACTAGTCGTAGCTCTCCCAAACACCGTCAAACTGCTTTGTCATTAGGAGCTAAATTTTACCTAACCAAACCTTATTCTAATCAGGAACTTTTAGAAACTCTTGCTCAACTAATCAATTTTTCTCAGATTTGA
- a CDS encoding methyl-accepting chemotaxis sensory transducer with phytochrome sensor, translating into MNKPDEVAMESISDIEKTADKDLKEAKVLESKQSNQDSSIQTDWSQTTETSLFKQEQIRFEKIRQQIHQLTEYDSLLNTTVAALREDLQASRVLIYRFNNHTSGQVIAESLVSGWTPSWEENLPCLVFGAQQAADYSNQIVTIKDLAQTRLTPYQMQLLEKFQVKASLSLPILLKTDAAKISSEEVWGLLVIHQCDRPRQWQETDIILVERIIKELSLAIHYTEIVSGREHDALREKTCNKVLEKIRNCSELSTIFKTVTQEVIKLLKADRTVIYQFNSDWSGKVVAESVGSGWVSLLVEQNNDEPDSFLRDTQGGEYVRGQKFSAVEDIYSQDFSSCYVELLEKYQAKAYLIVPIFQGGKLWGLFASYQNSSSRHWHQSEIDLMMQIGNQLAVALQQAQLLEKIHKHDHELAQSNERETAIVQFSARLVSRLAELAGESTDTNTILNFAASELRQVLKLDRVGVFRFYPDWTGEFIVESVGSNWLKLVGTELAQVRDTYLQETQGGRYVRRETLMVKDIYQEDYNQCHLELLEQWGTKAYAIAPIFQGEKLWGLLGIYQNDRVRHWEVFERAILEQVATQIGVTLQLSAYLVQVRSQEQQLSEVAERERTEREKLQQGALKVLRALEPSFSGDLTVRAPLSDDEIGTIADGYNTTIQTMRELVRQVQLTANRVSSTSNHNTTSVTRLSTEAQQQVERLQLALQELQLMVSSTQAVTANAQKVEQALQEANRTVNSGDLLMERTVDSILEMRETVSETAKKIKRLGEASQKISKVVNLIENFATQTNLLSLNAAIEATRAGEYGKGFAVVADEVRSLAYQSANATTEIERLVDEIQLGIKEVTETMELGITQVVQGSNLVNETRQSLSEIVTVTNQISELVEGISRTTMTQSQQSQSLTQAMTEVSTLAQNTLESSTVISQSFQELLTTSQELQTSVSQFIVD; encoded by the coding sequence ATGAATAAACCAGATGAAGTAGCCATGGAATCAATCTCAGACATAGAGAAAACTGCGGACAAAGATTTAAAAGAAGCAAAAGTATTAGAATCTAAACAATCAAATCAAGATTCTTCAATTCAAACTGATTGGTCACAAACAACAGAAACTAGTTTATTTAAACAAGAGCAAATTCGTTTTGAAAAAATTCGCCAGCAAATTCATCAATTAACTGAGTACGACAGCTTATTAAATACAACAGTAGCAGCCCTTCGAGAGGATTTACAAGCTAGCCGTGTTTTGATTTATCGCTTTAACAATCATACTAGTGGTCAAGTAATAGCTGAATCTTTAGTTTCGGGTTGGACTCCTAGTTGGGAAGAAAATCTTCCTTGTTTGGTTTTTGGAGCTCAACAAGCAGCAGATTACTCAAACCAAATAGTAACCATTAAAGATCTTGCCCAAACTAGACTTACTCCTTATCAGATGCAATTGCTAGAAAAATTTCAAGTTAAAGCATCTTTAAGTTTGCCAATTTTGTTAAAAACTGATGCAGCAAAAATTAGCTCTGAAGAGGTTTGGGGTTTGTTGGTTATACACCAATGCGATCGCCCTCGTCAGTGGCAAGAAACGGATATTATTTTAGTCGAGCGAATCATTAAAGAACTAAGTTTAGCCATTCATTATACAGAAATAGTTTCAGGGCGAGAACATGATGCTTTGAGGGAAAAAACTTGTAATAAAGTTTTGGAAAAAATTCGCAACTGTTCGGAATTAAGTACTATTTTTAAAACGGTTACTCAAGAAGTAATAAAACTGCTAAAAGCAGACCGAACTGTAATCTATCAATTTAATTCTGATTGGAGTGGAAAAGTTGTCGCTGAATCGGTAGGTAGCGGTTGGGTGTCTTTGTTGGTTGAACAAAATAATGATGAACCTGATAGCTTTTTGCGCGACACTCAAGGAGGAGAATATGTCAGGGGGCAAAAATTTTCGGCGGTAGAGGATATTTATAGCCAAGATTTTTCTTCCTGCTATGTAGAGTTGTTAGAAAAATATCAAGCTAAAGCTTATTTAATTGTCCCGATTTTCCAAGGAGGGAAACTGTGGGGTTTGTTTGCTTCTTATCAAAACTCCAGTTCTCGTCACTGGCATCAATCGGAAATCGATTTGATGATGCAGATTGGCAACCAATTAGCCGTAGCTCTGCAACAAGCACAATTGCTAGAAAAAATTCACAAGCACGATCACGAATTAGCACAAAGCAACGAAAGAGAAACTGCGATTGTGCAATTTTCGGCGCGATTGGTAAGTCGTTTAGCCGAACTAGCTGGAGAAAGTACCGATACCAATACTATTTTAAACTTTGCTGCTAGTGAACTACGTCAAGTGCTGAAATTAGACCGGGTTGGAGTTTTTCGCTTTTATCCTGACTGGACAGGAGAATTCATCGTCGAGTCTGTCGGTAGTAATTGGTTAAAACTAGTAGGAACGGAACTGGCTCAGGTTAGAGATACTTATCTTCAAGAAACTCAAGGAGGACGCTATGTTCGCCGTGAGACTCTTATGGTAAAGGATATTTACCAAGAAGATTATAACCAATGCCACTTAGAGCTTTTAGAGCAATGGGGTACTAAAGCTTATGCGATCGCGCCAATTTTCCAAGGAGAAAAGCTCTGGGGACTTTTGGGAATTTATCAAAATGATCGTGTTCGTCATTGGGAAGTTTTTGAACGGGCAATTTTAGAGCAGGTTGCTACTCAAATTGGTGTTACTCTACAACTTTCAGCCTATCTTGTGCAGGTACGCTCTCAAGAACAGCAGTTGAGCGAAGTCGCTGAACGAGAACGAACCGAAAGAGAAAAGCTTCAACAAGGAGCTTTAAAAGTTCTTCGTGCTTTAGAGCCTTCTTTCTCTGGAGATCTTACCGTTCGAGCTCCTTTATCTGATGATGAAATTGGCACGATCGCTGATGGCTACAATACTACTATTCAAACTATGCGGGAGTTAGTCAGGCAGGTTCAGCTAACTGCCAATCGCGTTAGTTCGACTTCTAATCATAACACCACATCAGTAACTAGATTATCTACTGAAGCTCAACAGCAGGTGGAGCGTTTACAACTAGCTTTACAAGAACTACAACTCATGGTTTCTTCCACTCAGGCAGTGACAGCTAATGCTCAAAAAGTTGAACAGGCACTTCAAGAAGCCAACCGCACTGTCAATAGTGGTGATTTATTGATGGAAAGAACAGTAGACAGTATTTTAGAGATGCGAGAAACCGTCTCTGAAACAGCTAAAAAAATTAAACGTCTTGGTGAAGCTTCGCAAAAAATCTCTAAGGTAGTCAATTTGATTGAAAACTTTGCTACTCAAACTAATTTACTATCTTTAAATGCAGCGATCGAGGCAACCCGTGCTGGCGAATATGGTAAAGGTTTTGCTGTTGTAGCCGATGAAGTTCGTTCATTAGCTTATCAATCTGCTAACGCAACCACAGAAATTGAACGATTGGTTGACGAAATTCAACTTGGCATCAAAGAAGTAACTGAAACGATGGAACTTGGTATTACTCAGGTTGTTCAGGGGTCTAATTTGGTCAACGAAACTCGTCAAAGTTTGAGCGAAATTGTCACTGTTACTAATCAGATTAGCGAACTTGTAGAAGGAATTTCTCGAACAACTATGACTCAAAGTCAGCAATCTCAAAGCTTGACGCAAGCTATGACCGAGGTTTCTACACTCGCACAAAATACTCTTGAAAGTTCAACTGTAATTTCTCAATCTTTCCAAGAACTACTAACAACTTCTCAAGAACTACAAACTAGCGTCAGTCAGTTCATCGTAGACTAA
- a CDS encoding putative CheW protein has translation MNLSNNKTLLQATKAFASLANSEEMLQFGNRLQQNGERFLKFSLSTEINALVSLSDLRGVVDVTLKEILPVPQIAEFLLGIMNWQGEAIWIVDLANLLGAVHWIRRSPMPQSGMVLLVELENHNHKIGLLVEQIRGIETYERKFCCAVSQLSALEPLHGFLQGYFLDADGNSLMLLDVRAITTVLQT, from the coding sequence ATGAATTTATCAAATAATAAAACTTTGCTTCAAGCAACTAAGGCTTTTGCCTCACTGGCAAACAGCGAAGAAATGCTTCAGTTTGGCAATAGATTACAGCAAAATGGCGAAAGATTTCTCAAATTTAGTCTTAGTACAGAAATTAATGCTTTAGTTTCCCTCTCAGATTTGCGTGGAGTAGTCGATGTAACTCTTAAAGAAATTTTGCCAGTTCCTCAAATAGCAGAGTTTTTATTAGGAATAATGAATTGGCAAGGAGAGGCAATTTGGATCGTAGATTTAGCAAATTTACTAGGAGCAGTACATTGGATTCGGCGATCGCCTATGCCTCAATCTGGCATGGTACTGCTGGTTGAGTTAGAAAACCACAACCATAAGATCGGGCTTTTGGTTGAGCAAATTAGAGGAATTGAAACTTATGAGCGTAAATTTTGTTGTGCCGTTTCCCAACTCAGTGCGCTTGAACCATTACATGGTTTTTTACAAGGTTATTTTCTTGATGCTGACGGAAATTCTTTGATGCTCTTAGATGTTCGAGCGATTACTACCGTCTTGCAAACTTAA
- a CDS encoding response regulator receiver, CheY → MNKVLLVEDSLVETEKLTSLLEKKGFSVLGVRSGEEAQLILKRQKPNLILLDVILPGLSGFELCRKLKANPETQTIPIVICSTKNKEVDKTWGKMSGADAYLTKPVDETTLLQTVNEFIK, encoded by the coding sequence ATGAATAAAGTTCTTTTAGTTGAAGATAGTCTAGTAGAGACAGAAAAGTTGACTAGCTTGTTAGAAAAAAAAGGATTTTCTGTGCTTGGGGTTCGTAGTGGAGAAGAAGCCCAACTTATATTAAAAAGACAAAAACCAAATCTTATTCTATTAGACGTAATTTTACCTGGATTGAGCGGGTTTGAGCTTTGTCGAAAACTCAAAGCCAACCCAGAAACTCAAACAATTCCCATAGTAATATGTTCAACCAAAAATAAGGAAGTTGATAAAACTTGGGGCAAAATGAGCGGTGCTGATGCTTATTTGACCAAACCAGTAGATGAAACTACATTACTACAGACAGTCAATGAATTTATCAAATAA
- a CDS encoding response regulator receiver protein produces MQQLEPDLSSENITSKLLEFKLLQLKETAYSGSLKVKTTTDLSWTLNFRLGRLSWSTGESNLENRFQRQLTLCCPEIVKTELKKFESQTSKNKECEFLVQLQRKQLIQKTQLTSLMINVAIEVLFDILQYINQNRDRLSFEINFNDPNSKLGLLLPFIETDVILKKAIRTWQQWQSAGLGTYSPNLFPIIQQPTQLQKQIISREQQQVISLINGTQNLRDLALKSRQNIVSLTQSLIPLVDLGVISFSSVPIAKSFDFQVIDQENTANPKSLETSSTKSPLIACVDDSPLICQALEQIITKQGYRFICIQQPIKVIPTLLKNKPDFIFLDLLMPIINGYELCAQLRRTPSLQNIPIVILTGKDGLVDRMRAKLVGSTDFLSKPVESELVLNILDKFLAIKK; encoded by the coding sequence ATGCAGCAACTAGAGCCAGATTTAAGCTCAGAAAACATAACCTCTAAGTTATTGGAATTTAAGTTGTTACAGTTAAAAGAAACAGCTTATAGCGGAAGTTTAAAGGTCAAAACCACTACAGATTTGAGTTGGACATTAAATTTTCGTCTTGGACGTTTAAGTTGGAGCACTGGCGAAAGTAATTTAGAGAATCGATTTCAGCGACAGTTGACGTTGTGTTGTCCTGAAATTGTCAAAACTGAATTGAAAAAATTTGAATCTCAAACCTCAAAAAATAAAGAATGTGAGTTTTTAGTACAGCTACAAAGAAAGCAATTAATTCAAAAAACGCAGCTTACTAGCTTGATGATCAATGTAGCAATTGAAGTGTTGTTTGATATTCTTCAATATATTAATCAAAATCGCGATCGCTTATCTTTTGAAATTAATTTTAACGATCCTAATAGCAAGTTGGGGTTGCTTTTACCTTTTATAGAAACAGATGTAATTCTCAAAAAAGCTATCAGAACTTGGCAGCAATGGCAAAGTGCTGGATTGGGAACTTATTCACCCAATTTATTTCCCATTATTCAACAACCAACACAACTCCAAAAACAAATTATTTCTAGGGAACAACAACAAGTTATTTCCTTAATTAATGGAACACAAAATCTAAGAGATTTAGCCCTTAAAAGTCGGCAAAACATCGTTAGTTTAACTCAATCGCTCATTCCATTAGTCGATCTAGGTGTGATTTCTTTTTCTAGTGTTCCCATCGCTAAAAGCTTTGACTTTCAAGTTATCGATCAAGAAAACACCGCCAACCCAAAATCTTTAGAAACATCATCGACAAAATCACCTTTAATAGCTTGTGTTGATGATAGTCCTTTGATCTGTCAGGCTTTAGAGCAAATTATTACTAAACAAGGTTATCGCTTTATTTGTATTCAGCAGCCAATTAAGGTAATACCAACATTGTTAAAAAATAAGCCTGACTTCATCTTTTTAGATTTGTTAATGCCCATCATTAATGGTTACGAGCTTTGCGCTCAACTTAGGCGAACTCCAAGCCTTCAAAATATCCCAATTGTAATTTTGACAGGTAAAGATGGTCTAGTAGATCGGATGAGAGCCAAGTTAGTCGGTTCAACAGATTTTCTTTCTAAACCAGTAGAGTCTGAATTAGTTCTTAACATTCTTGACAAATTTTTAGCCATTAAAAAATAA